A section of the Paenibacillus yonginensis genome encodes:
- a CDS encoding diguanylate cyclase domain-containing protein: MRRTRNHSLVSDLAFLSFIVLCNVCLIFTAGDPSQYLSDLILMNLCFFLAIVTYFTNVTAGLVLNVVFIFAYGIYITIQTVSLSQTIGLSTYFWIIMAPLLTIVVWLFASSVRELQEENELLKRQQEWLVTVDETTDLKNSLSFNKDAAVFAGLSTRYQIPLSLLVIKVKYWNEIRRFIPEEQLTEAIYDVSQISQSSIRTNDTLYLLDKEDVTWGLLLFTDLEGTQIVVERIKQRLREFNERQFAGKYKVELNLRIGAAEYHPDTVRTPLEFIARAKKQLEYDV, translated from the coding sequence ATGCGGCGCACCCGTAATCATAGTTTGGTCTCTGATCTGGCTTTTCTGTCCTTTATCGTGCTGTGCAATGTCTGCCTGATCTTTACGGCGGGAGACCCCAGCCAATATTTGAGCGATCTGATCTTGATGAATCTCTGCTTCTTCCTGGCGATCGTAACGTATTTTACTAACGTAACTGCCGGGCTGGTGCTGAACGTGGTATTTATTTTCGCTTACGGCATTTATATCACGATTCAAACGGTATCTCTATCGCAGACGATCGGTCTCAGCACGTATTTCTGGATCATTATGGCTCCGTTGCTTACGATTGTGGTCTGGCTGTTTGCTTCCTCCGTGCGCGAGCTCCAGGAGGAGAACGAGCTGCTGAAACGGCAGCAGGAATGGCTGGTAACCGTGGATGAAACCACCGATCTGAAGAATTCGCTTTCCTTCAATAAGGATGCTGCGGTGTTTGCCGGCTTGTCCACCCGCTATCAGATTCCGTTGTCTCTGCTGGTGATCAAAGTGAAATACTGGAATGAAATCCGCCGTTTTATTCCGGAAGAGCAGCTCACGGAGGCGATTTATGACGTATCCCAAATCAGCCAGTCCAGCATCCGTACCAATGATACCTTGTATCTCTTGGATAAAGAGGATGTGACCTGGGGGCTTCTGCTGTTCACCGATCTGGAGGGCACCCAAATTGTAGTCGAGCGGATCAAACAGCGGCTGCGGGAGTTCAACGAGCGGCAGTTTGCCGGCAAATACAAAGTGGAATTGAATCTGCGGATCGGGGCCGCCGAATATCATCCTGATACGGTTCGTACCCCGCTTGAATTTATTGCAAGAGCGAAGAAGCAGCTGGAATACGATGTTTAA
- the lepB gene encoding signal peptidase I encodes MEKAAAGVPGTVTSPEQIKARRKSEVWGWIRFVIYLGVAYLLIMHMIGLSRVSGHSMQPTLNNRDILLINKLSIYTGRPHYGDVVVIQSHKLSYELIKRVIGVEGDRIAIQDGIVYRNGQSLPELYTAGVPDDMPEVLVGKDEVFVMGDNRTPGESLDSRSSELGLVEKKEIKGYALMKLIPWSAIAKPLKGPLE; translated from the coding sequence ATGGAAAAAGCAGCAGCCGGCGTTCCCGGTACCGTAACCAGTCCAGAACAAATCAAGGCCCGCAGGAAATCGGAGGTTTGGGGATGGATCAGATTTGTTATCTATCTGGGCGTGGCTTACTTGCTCATCATGCATATGATCGGGTTGAGCCGGGTATCGGGGCACTCCATGCAGCCCACCTTGAATAACAGGGATATCCTGCTGATTAACAAACTGTCCATTTATACCGGTAGACCCCATTATGGGGATGTTGTGGTCATCCAGAGCCATAAATTATCTTATGAATTAATCAAAAGAGTCATCGGCGTTGAAGGAGATCGGATCGCCATTCAGGACGGGATAGTTTACAGGAACGGCCAGTCGCTTCCCGAGCTGTATACCGCAGGTGTGCCTGATGATATGCCGGAAGTGCTGGTTGGCAAGGATGAGGTATTCGTCATGGGGGATAACCGGACACCGGGGGAAAGCTTGGACAGCAGAAGCAGTGAGCTGGGGCTTGTAGAGAAGAAAGAAATCAAAGGCTACGCGCTGATGAAGCTGATTCCCTGGTCTGCCATCGCCAAACCGCTTAAGGGTCCGTTAGAATAA